The following coding sequences lie in one Fundulus heteroclitus isolate FHET01 chromosome 20, MU-UCD_Fhet_4.1, whole genome shotgun sequence genomic window:
- the cidec gene encoding cell death activator CIDE-3 isoform X2, whose product MSASSHMDYAMKSLSLLTPSSLSKVVSSSVSASASVTSQLLSGRMPRPKPFRVTNGDRSVKKGIMAESLLDLTSKVGDSFSLQCISALVLDEDGTGVETEEFFQTLSENTVLMVLEKGQRWTLHPNSPCRLQSIERHLQHRTDVAKLTFDLYKNNPKDFIGCLNVKATLYGAYTVSYDLRCYAAKKMLKEALRWTIFSMQATGHILLGSSCYIEQLLEEEEQAEKRLALPQESRIRQLQSRLLGKISY is encoded by the exons AGTGGTCTCGTCGAGCGTCTCGGCCAGCGCCTCCGTGACCTCTCAGCTGCTCTCGGGTCGAATGCCTCGACCAAAGCCCTTCAGGGTAACGAATGGGGACCGCAGCGTGAAGAAGGGGATTATGGCAGAGAGTCTGCTGGACCTGACGAGTAAG GTCGGTGACTCTTTCAGTTTACAGTGCATCAGCGCCTTGGTTCTGGATGAAGATGGCACCGGTGTGGAAACCGAGGAGTTCTTCCAAACCCTGTCAGAGAACACGGTTCTCATGGTCCTGGAGAAGGGACAGAGGTGGACTCTACATCCT AACAGCCCGTGCAGACTTCAGTCCATCGAACGCCACCTGCAGCACCGCACAGATGTGGCCAAGCTGACCTTCGACCTCTACAAAAACAACCCGAAGGATTTCATTGGCTGCCTGAATGTGAAAGCGACGCTGTACGGCGCCTACACGGTCTCGTACGACCTGCGATGCTACGCGGCCAAAAAGATGCTCAA GGAGGCTCTTCGATGGACCATCTTCTCCATGCAGGCCACGGGCCACATCCTGCTGGGCTCCTCCTGCTACATCgagcagctgctggaggaagaggagcaggctgAGAAGAGGCTGGCGCTGCCACAGGAGAGCAGGATCAGGCAGCTCCAGAGCCGGCTGCTGGGGAAGATCTCCTACTGA
- the cidec gene encoding cell death activator CIDE-3 isoform X3 translates to MDYAMKSLSLLTPSSLSKVVSSSVSASASVTSQLLSGRMPRPKPFRVTNGDRSVKKGIMAESLLDLTSKVGDSFSLQCISALVLDEDGTGVETEEFFQTLSENTVLMVLEKGQRWTLHPNSPCRLQSIERHLQHRTDVAKLTFDLYKNNPKDFIGCLNVKATLYGAYTVSYDLRCYAAKKMLKEALRWTIFSMQATGHILLGSSCYIEQLLEEEEQAEKRLALPQESRIRQLQSRLLGKISY, encoded by the exons AGTGGTCTCGTCGAGCGTCTCGGCCAGCGCCTCCGTGACCTCTCAGCTGCTCTCGGGTCGAATGCCTCGACCAAAGCCCTTCAGGGTAACGAATGGGGACCGCAGCGTGAAGAAGGGGATTATGGCAGAGAGTCTGCTGGACCTGACGAGTAAG GTCGGTGACTCTTTCAGTTTACAGTGCATCAGCGCCTTGGTTCTGGATGAAGATGGCACCGGTGTGGAAACCGAGGAGTTCTTCCAAACCCTGTCAGAGAACACGGTTCTCATGGTCCTGGAGAAGGGACAGAGGTGGACTCTACATCCT AACAGCCCGTGCAGACTTCAGTCCATCGAACGCCACCTGCAGCACCGCACAGATGTGGCCAAGCTGACCTTCGACCTCTACAAAAACAACCCGAAGGATTTCATTGGCTGCCTGAATGTGAAAGCGACGCTGTACGGCGCCTACACGGTCTCGTACGACCTGCGATGCTACGCGGCCAAAAAGATGCTCAA GGAGGCTCTTCGATGGACCATCTTCTCCATGCAGGCCACGGGCCACATCCTGCTGGGCTCCTCCTGCTACATCgagcagctgctggaggaagaggagcaggctgAGAAGAGGCTGGCGCTGCCACAGGAGAGCAGGATCAGGCAGCTCCAGAGCCGGCTGCTGGGGAAGATCTCCTACTGA